One Lasioglossum baleicum chromosome 6, iyLasBale1, whole genome shotgun sequence genomic window carries:
- the Mrpl3 gene encoding mitochondrial ribosomal protein L3: MASVLKTFQNFQLFTKCLKPSINLIPVSNAHKMKNPPPRKRHPEWLPRPTRTLYDEGLTKENREFLSEVVASKLMMQESPLKEDIIKPDNEWTETSKRTGLIGKKIGVYPMWLKNGKKVTSTLIQIVDNEVVKYMSPEEYNPVIGPRKYKLVKNKNGCLVIGAQNIDPQLLTKEYYSIFESCGVTPKRTLMRFVVTPNAALPPGTPLSATHFKPGEYLDIKGKTMDRGFQGVMKRWGFKGMPATHGVTKTHRRGGNIGSGGTKSRVMPGTKMPGHMGNRMRILRGVKILRINTKYNVLWVLGQNIPGETNNMLYLYDTILPTKKCTSPNFPTYIANSDEDTLPENLYADDVHPFSDPTIEFTPES, translated from the exons ATGGCATCGGTTCTGAAAACTTTTCAGAACTTTCAACTTTTTACCAAATGTTTAAAGCCAAG CATCAACCTAATCCCAGTTTCTAACGCTCACAAAATGAAGAATCCTCCTCCAAGGAAACGTCATCCGGAGTGGCTTCCAAGGCCAACACGTACG CTCTACGACGAGGGACTTACTAAAGAGAATAGAGAGTTCCTTTCGGAAGTTGTAGCTTCCAAATTAATGATGCAGGAGTCTCCACTAAAAGAAGACATAATTAAACCTGATAATGAATGGACAGAAACATCAAAGCGTACTGGTCTGATTGGGAAGAAAATAGGAGTGTATCCAATGTGGCTTAAGAATGGAAAAAAAGTAACATCTACTTTGATACAG ATTGTAGACAATGAAGTTGTCAAATATATGTCACCAGAAGAGTACAATCCGGTTATAGGACCACGGAAGTATAAGCTAGTGAAAAATAAGAATGGTTGCCTGGTAATAGGTGCTCAGAATATAGACCCACAATTA CTTACTAAAGAGTACTatagtatattcgaatcttgtgGAGTTACACCGAAAAGAACACTTATGAGATTTGTTGTTACACCAAATGCTGCCTTACCGCCAGGAACTCCTTTAAGTGCAACACATTTCAAACCAGGAGAATATCTCGATATTAAAGGAAAAAC GATGGATCGCGGTTTTCAAGGTGTCATGAAAAGATGGGGCTTCAAAGGTATGCCTGCGACTCATGGTGTAACGAAAACTCATAGGAGAGGAGGTAATATTGGTTCCGGAGGCACGAAATCTAGGGTAATGCCTGGTACCAAAATGCCTGGGCACATGGGAAATCGTATGCGTATTCTCAGAGGTGTAAAG ATATTACGAATAAACACCAAGTATAATGTACTTTGGGTATTAGGGCAGAATATACCAGGAGAGACAAACAACATGTTATATTTGTACGATACGATCCTTCCTACCAAAAAGTGCACTTCGCCAAATTTCCCTACCTATATAGCGAACAGTGACGAAGATACGCTTCCGGAGAACCTTTACGCAGACGATGTTCACCCATTCAGTGATCCCACAATTGAATTTACACCTGAATCGTAA